Proteins encoded by one window of Leopardus geoffroyi isolate Oge1 chromosome X, O.geoffroyi_Oge1_pat1.0, whole genome shotgun sequence:
- the LOC123594729 gene encoding ferritin heavy chain-like — protein sequence MATAPFCQVRQNYHPQCEAAINSQINLELHTSYVYLSMAFYFDRADVALENFSKFFLRRSHEETQHAEKLMELQNQRGGRIRLRDIMKPDRDNWENGLNAMECAFHLQKSVNQSLLDLYQLAADKNDAHLCSFLEINYLPEQVKVIKELGGYITSLCKMGAPENGLAEYLFDKLTLGNSDKN from the coding sequence ATGGCCACCGCGCCGTTCTGTCAAGTGCGCCAGAACTACCACCCGCAGTGCGAGGCCGCCATCAACAGCCAGATCAACCTGGAGCTCCACACCTCCTACGTGTACCTGTCGATGGCCTTCTATTTCGACCGCGCCGACGTGGCCCTGGAGAATTTCTCCAAGTTCTTCCTGCGCCGGTCCCACGAGGAGACCCAGCATGCCGAGAAGCTGATGGAGCTGCAGAACCAGCGTGGGGGCCGCATCCGCCTCCGCGACATCATGAAGCCTGACCGCGACAACTGGGAGAACGGCCTCAACGCCATGGAGTGCGCCTTTCACCTGCAGAAGAGTGTGAACCAGAGCCTGCTCGACCTGTACCAGCTGGCCGCTGACAAGAACGACGCCCATCTGTGCAGCTTCCTGGAGATCAACTACCTGCCCGAGCAAGTCAAGGTCATCAAAGAGCTGGGGGGCTACATCACCAGCCTGTGCAAGATGGGGGCCCCGGAAAATGGCTTGGCAGAGTACCTCTTTGACAAGCTCACCCTGGGCAACAGCGACAAGAACTGA